The proteins below are encoded in one region of Sideroxydans lithotrophicus ES-1:
- the ppa gene encoding inorganic diphosphatase has translation MSLNKVPSGKDLPNDFNVIIEIPMHGEPVKYEVDKDSGAIFVDRFMNTAMHYPCNYGYIPHTLSDDGDPVDVLVITPVPLNSGVVVRCRPLCVLKMEDESGFDAKVLAVPVDKLSTLYRGLKSHTELPEIVLKQIEHFFAHYKDLEPNKWVKIGGWEGVEEARKEIMAGVKNYENSSDKPQF, from the coding sequence ATGAGCTTGAACAAAGTCCCCTCCGGCAAAGACCTTCCCAACGACTTCAACGTCATCATCGAGATCCCGATGCATGGCGAGCCGGTCAAATACGAAGTGGACAAGGATTCCGGCGCGATCTTCGTGGATCGCTTCATGAACACCGCGATGCACTATCCGTGCAACTACGGCTATATCCCGCACACATTGTCCGACGACGGTGATCCTGTCGACGTGCTGGTCATCACCCCGGTGCCATTGAACAGCGGAGTCGTGGTGCGTTGCCGCCCGCTGTGCGTGCTGAAGATGGAAGACGAATCCGGTTTCGATGCCAAGGTGCTGGCGGTACCGGTGGACAAGCTTTCCACCCTCTATCGCGGCCTGAAGAGCCACACCGAACTGCCCGAGATCGTGCTGAAACAGATCGAACACTTCTTCGCCCACTACAAGGACCTCGAGCCCAACAAGTGGGTCAAGATCGGCGGCTGGGAAGGCGTGGAAGAAGCGCGCAAGGAAATCATGGCTGGCGTCAAGAATTACGAGAACAGTTCCGACAAACCGCAGTTCTGA
- a CDS encoding aldo/keto reductase, whose protein sequence is MQTVKLNNGVEIPVLGFGVFQISNPAECERAVLDAIETGYRHIDTAASYQNETQVGNGLRMSGIGRDKLFVTTKLWLQDSNYEGAKAQFERSLNRLQLDYLDLYLIHQPYGDVHGAWRAMEELQAAGKVRAIGVSNFHPDRLADLMAFNRVKPAVNQVEVNPFNQQLHAVPWMKAKGIQPEAWAPFAEGRNNLFANPVLTEIGKYYGKSVGQVVLRWVIQRGVVALSKSVHKDRMMENIEVLDFELSDFDMNRITAMDTATSAFFSHRDPAMVEWLTSRKLDV, encoded by the coding sequence ATGCAAACAGTAAAATTGAACAATGGCGTCGAAATACCCGTACTGGGCTTTGGCGTTTTTCAAATAAGCAATCCGGCTGAATGTGAACGCGCCGTTCTGGATGCTATAGAAACAGGCTATCGTCACATCGACACCGCTGCCTCATACCAGAATGAAACCCAGGTAGGCAATGGGCTGAGAATGAGCGGCATAGGTCGAGACAAATTATTTGTTACCACCAAATTGTGGCTTCAGGATTCGAACTATGAAGGTGCCAAAGCACAGTTCGAACGATCTTTGAATCGCCTGCAATTAGATTACCTCGATTTATATCTTATCCATCAACCCTATGGAGATGTCCATGGCGCTTGGCGCGCCATGGAGGAATTGCAGGCGGCGGGCAAAGTGCGCGCCATAGGAGTTAGCAATTTCCATCCGGATCGCCTGGCTGATTTGATGGCATTCAATCGCGTCAAGCCGGCAGTCAATCAGGTAGAGGTCAATCCCTTTAACCAGCAATTACACGCAGTACCCTGGATGAAAGCTAAAGGGATACAACCGGAGGCTTGGGCTCCCTTTGCCGAAGGCCGCAATAACCTGTTTGCCAATCCGGTGCTCACTGAAATCGGCAAATACTACGGTAAGTCCGTGGGGCAGGTGGTGTTACGCTGGGTTATTCAACGTGGCGTTGTCGCGCTCTCCAAATCCGTACATAAAGACCGCATGATGGAAAATATCGAAGTCCTGGATTTTGAACTGTCTGACTTCGACATGAACAGGATCACGGCAATGGATACGGCAACAAGTGCATTCTTCTCGCATCGCGATCCGGCGATGGTTGAATGGCTGACCTCACGAAAACTGGATGTGTAG
- a CDS encoding cation-translocating P-type ATPase, with the protein MTTTFPSGLSHEAASARLAAEGANELGTDQRRTLPTIAGEVAREPMFLLLLGAGAIYLAMGDAHEALILLGFVVIIMAVTILQERRTEKALEALRDLSSPRALVIRDGVPKRIAGCEVVRDDILILVEGDRVPADGIVLQAHELAADESMLTGESVAVEKFPERGEVFAGTLIVRGQGLMRVTAIGSRTELGSIGKSLQDIVAESSPLRDEIALLTRHLALIGIGLCLALAALFWILRGGWLDALLAGITLAMGILPQEFPVIMIVFLALGARRIANQRVLTRRLNAIETLGETTVLCVDKTGTLTQNRMAVTSLSVGGQFLETADISGCELPETYHELLEYAVLASEIDPHDPMELAFHGFAREYLANTEHLHPDWSLAREYEISSELLAMSHLWRNDSGKQDIVATKGAPEAIADLCHLPEDARLRMSRDAESMADRGLRVLGVAKAKHSIHETWPDIQHEFEFEFVGLAGLADPLRPEVSGAVAECHRAGIRVVMITGDHPRTARAIAASAGIDGSTLLTGDELANMDAGALAQRISSVNVFARVTPQQKLAIVEALKANGDIVAMTGDGVNDAPALKAAHIGIAMGKRGTDVAREAASLVLLEDDFTAIVAAIRLGRRIFANLRQAVVYTLAVHVPIIGLSIIPLFFGLPLVLAPIHIAFLELIIDPACSIVFEAEAGSRSLMQQPPRPHTEHLIATPHLLGGLAQGVMATLSIAIFYMLSLRAGIVAEEARALAFIVLVTANAALILSVRSTHRNWQQMFTAPSTVALWVLAGTLSGLALITGVPSIAQAFAFQPPTLQHWLAAFASGIGTVLLLDAGKIGLRALGRSG; encoded by the coding sequence ATGACCACGACGTTCCCATCAGGCTTGAGCCACGAAGCAGCAAGTGCGCGACTGGCTGCGGAAGGAGCGAACGAGCTTGGCACAGACCAGCGCCGCACCCTGCCGACCATCGCCGGCGAAGTGGCACGCGAGCCGATGTTCCTGCTACTGCTGGGTGCCGGAGCCATCTATCTCGCCATGGGTGACGCACATGAAGCCCTCATCCTGCTCGGCTTCGTCGTCATCATCATGGCCGTCACCATCCTGCAGGAGCGGCGCACCGAAAAAGCCCTTGAAGCGTTGCGCGACCTCTCCAGCCCGCGCGCACTGGTGATCCGCGACGGCGTGCCGAAGCGGATCGCCGGTTGCGAGGTAGTGCGCGACGATATCCTGATCCTGGTCGAAGGCGACCGCGTACCGGCGGATGGCATCGTATTGCAGGCCCACGAACTGGCTGCCGACGAGTCGATGCTGACCGGCGAGTCCGTGGCTGTGGAAAAATTTCCCGAACGCGGCGAAGTCTTTGCCGGAACGCTGATCGTGCGCGGCCAGGGCTTGATGCGTGTCACAGCCATCGGCAGCCGGACCGAACTGGGAAGCATCGGCAAATCGCTGCAGGATATCGTTGCCGAATCTTCGCCGCTGCGCGACGAGATCGCCCTGCTGACCCGGCACCTCGCGCTGATCGGCATCGGTCTGTGCCTCGCTCTGGCGGCGCTTTTCTGGATCTTGCGAGGTGGCTGGCTCGATGCCCTGCTCGCTGGCATCACGCTGGCGATGGGCATTCTGCCGCAGGAATTTCCCGTCATCATGATCGTGTTCCTTGCCTTGGGTGCGCGCCGCATCGCCAATCAGCGCGTGCTGACACGACGACTCAATGCCATCGAAACGCTGGGCGAAACGACCGTGCTGTGCGTAGACAAGACCGGAACATTGACCCAGAACCGCATGGCGGTGACCAGCCTGTCGGTCGGCGGGCAATTTCTGGAAACCGCGGATATTTCAGGCTGCGAACTGCCGGAGACCTATCACGAGTTGCTTGAATACGCGGTGCTCGCCAGCGAGATCGATCCCCATGATCCGATGGAACTGGCTTTCCATGGCTTTGCCCGCGAATATCTGGCCAACACGGAACACCTGCATCCGGACTGGTCGCTGGCACGTGAATATGAGATATCTTCCGAGCTGCTGGCTATGTCGCACCTGTGGCGCAACGATTCCGGCAAGCAGGATATCGTCGCCACCAAGGGAGCGCCGGAGGCCATCGCCGATCTTTGCCACTTGCCGGAGGATGCGCGGTTGCGCATGAGCAGGGACGCGGAGTCGATGGCGGATCGCGGCTTGCGCGTACTGGGCGTGGCCAAGGCGAAGCACAGCATCCACGAAACCTGGCCGGACATCCAGCATGAATTCGAGTTCGAGTTCGTCGGCCTGGCAGGACTCGCCGATCCGCTCCGTCCCGAAGTATCCGGCGCGGTCGCCGAATGCCACCGCGCCGGGATTCGCGTCGTCATGATCACCGGCGACCATCCGCGCACCGCGCGCGCCATCGCCGCCAGTGCCGGTATTGATGGCAGCACATTGCTCACCGGCGACGAACTGGCCAACATGGATGCCGGGGCACTGGCACAGCGCATCTCATCGGTGAACGTCTTCGCCCGCGTAACGCCGCAGCAGAAGCTCGCCATCGTCGAGGCGCTCAAAGCCAATGGCGACATCGTCGCCATGACGGGCGACGGCGTGAACGATGCACCGGCACTGAAAGCGGCCCACATCGGCATCGCCATGGGCAAGCGCGGCACCGACGTCGCGCGCGAAGCGGCGTCGCTGGTGTTGCTGGAAGACGACTTCACTGCCATCGTCGCCGCCATCCGTCTCGGCCGCCGCATCTTCGCCAACCTGCGCCAGGCAGTGGTCTATACGCTGGCCGTACATGTCCCGATCATCGGCCTCTCCATCATCCCGTTGTTCTTCGGCCTGCCGCTGGTGCTGGCACCGATACACATCGCCTTTCTGGAATTGATCATCGACCCCGCCTGCTCGATCGTGTTCGAAGCCGAGGCAGGAAGCCGAAGCCTGATGCAGCAGCCGCCCCGCCCGCATACCGAACACTTGATCGCCACACCCCATCTTCTTGGAGGACTGGCTCAAGGTGTTATGGCCACCCTGTCCATCGCGATCTTCTACATGCTCAGTCTGCGGGCGGGCATCGTTGCCGAAGAAGCGCGCGCATTGGCATTCATCGTGCTGGTTACGGCGAATGCTGCGCTGATCCTTTCCGTTCGCTCCACGCATCGAAACTGGCAACAGATGTTTACCGCTCCCTCGACGGTCGCGCTATGGGTACTCGCCGGCACCTTGTCCGGGCTGGCGCTCATCACCGGCGTCCCCTCCATCGCGCAAGCCTTTGCATTCCAGCCGCCAACGTTGCAGCACTGGCTGGCGGCCTTCGCCAGCGGCATTGGTACAGTGCTGTTGCTCGATGCCGGGAAGATCGGCTTGCGCGCACTGGGTCGCTCAGGCTAA
- the folD gene encoding bifunctional methylenetetrahydrofolate dehydrogenase/methenyltetrahydrofolate cyclohydrolase FolD, which produces MTARIIDGKAIAQEVRAEWKVRADALKARGITPGLAVIIVGEDPASKVYVANKVKACAELGLYSEHIALPADTSEATLLAKIAELNADPNIHGLLVQLPVPRHIDSDKILNAISPDKDVDGFHPMNVGALATGSMRFAPCTPYGSLILLQKSGVDIEGKHAVVVGRSNIVGKPMAQLLLQHHATVTICTSKTRDLAKHTRDADILVVATGKPKMITGDMIKPGAAVIDVGINRMENGKLCGDVDFDSAKEVAGWITPVPGGVGPMTITMLVANTVQSAERAAGK; this is translated from the coding sequence ATGACCGCACGCATCATTGATGGAAAAGCCATCGCGCAGGAAGTGCGCGCCGAATGGAAAGTGCGTGCCGACGCCCTCAAGGCACGCGGCATCACGCCGGGGCTGGCGGTCATCATCGTCGGCGAAGACCCTGCCTCCAAGGTCTACGTCGCCAACAAAGTGAAGGCCTGCGCCGAGTTGGGCCTGTACTCCGAACACATCGCGTTGCCCGCCGACACCAGCGAAGCGACGCTACTGGCGAAGATCGCCGAACTGAACGCCGACCCGAATATCCACGGCCTGCTGGTGCAACTGCCGGTGCCCAGGCACATCGACAGCGACAAGATATTGAACGCCATCAGCCCGGACAAGGACGTGGACGGCTTCCATCCGATGAACGTCGGCGCGCTGGCCACCGGCAGCATGCGCTTCGCGCCCTGCACGCCTTACGGCTCGCTGATCCTGCTGCAAAAGAGCGGCGTGGATATCGAAGGCAAGCATGCCGTGGTGGTGGGCCGCAGCAACATCGTCGGCAAACCGATGGCACAGCTGCTGTTGCAGCACCACGCCACCGTCACCATCTGCACCTCCAAGACCCGCGACCTCGCCAAGCACACGCGCGACGCCGACATCCTGGTGGTCGCCACCGGCAAACCGAAGATGATCACCGGCGACATGATCAAACCGGGCGCTGCAGTCATTGACGTCGGCATCAACCGCATGGAAAACGGCAAGCTCTGCGGCGATGTGGATTTCGATTCAGCCAAGGAAGTCGCCGGCTGGATCACTCCCGTCCCCGGCGGCGTCGGCCCGATGACCATCACCATGCTGGTGGCGAACACCGTGCAATCAGCAGAGCGCGCGGCCGGCAAGTAA
- a CDS encoding alkene reductase, whose translation MSNTLFTPTTLGRLQLKNRVVMAPMTRSRATDNVPNELMEKYYQLRAGAGLIITEGTSPSANGLGYARIPGMFSDAQVQGWKRVNDAVHKAGGKIFIQLMHTGRVSHPANMQPGTRILAPSALAAPGEMWTDSSGMQPHPAPAEMSEADIEHAIAEYASASKRAIEAGFDGVELHAANGYLIDQFLNTATNQRTDKWGGSVENRVRFATEVAKATVAAIGAERVGMRISPYGAFNGTVSDAKMDALYLRLIEELNKLGLVYIHIVDHSSMGAPEVSPELKAKIRANFKGKYILSGGYDLARANTDLEAQRGDLVAFGRPFISNPDLVHKLQNGTALTAPDSSTFYTPGEKGYTDY comes from the coding sequence ATGAGCAACACACTGTTCACCCCCACCACGCTGGGAAGACTGCAACTGAAGAACCGTGTCGTCATGGCACCGATGACGCGATCTCGCGCCACCGACAACGTGCCGAACGAACTGATGGAAAAATATTACCAACTGCGCGCCGGTGCGGGCCTTATCATCACCGAAGGCACCTCCCCTTCTGCGAATGGTCTGGGATACGCGCGCATTCCCGGCATGTTCTCCGACGCCCAGGTGCAAGGCTGGAAGCGCGTGAACGATGCCGTACACAAAGCCGGCGGCAAGATATTCATACAGCTGATGCACACCGGACGCGTCAGCCACCCTGCCAACATGCAGCCAGGCACCAGGATACTGGCACCCTCTGCCCTCGCCGCTCCGGGCGAGATGTGGACCGACAGCAGCGGCATGCAGCCGCATCCGGCTCCAGCCGAAATGAGCGAAGCCGATATCGAGCACGCGATCGCCGAATACGCTTCTGCTTCGAAGCGAGCCATCGAAGCCGGATTCGACGGAGTCGAATTGCATGCGGCGAACGGCTACCTGATCGACCAGTTCCTCAATACCGCCACCAACCAGCGTACCGACAAATGGGGCGGCAGCGTCGAGAACCGCGTCCGTTTTGCTACTGAGGTGGCCAAGGCAACGGTTGCCGCCATCGGAGCGGAACGCGTCGGCATGCGCATCTCGCCTTATGGTGCGTTCAATGGCACCGTTTCCGACGCCAAGATGGATGCGTTATACCTGCGGCTGATCGAGGAACTGAACAAGCTCGGCTTGGTGTATATCCACATCGTCGATCACAGCTCGATGGGTGCGCCGGAAGTCAGCCCGGAGCTGAAAGCCAAGATACGCGCCAACTTCAAAGGCAAATACATCCTCTCCGGCGGCTATGACCTGGCACGCGCGAATACCGACCTCGAAGCACAACGCGGCGATCTGGTCGCATTCGGTCGCCCGTTCATTTCCAACCCGGACCTGGTACACAAGCTGCAAAACGGGACTGCACTGACCGCACCGGATTCCAGCACGTTCTATACCCCGGGGGAAAAGGGCTATACCGACTACTGA
- a CDS encoding DMT family transporter produces MANLAGSTSAHRDVFLGVVFALLAAVGFSAKAILVKLAYLDNVDAVTLLALRMVFSVPFFIGVAIWVRRHHAAPLNVHDRLLVLGLGLIGYYCSSFLDFLGLQYISAGLERLILFLYPTMTVILSALLYKRAIGRKVMAAMLLSYAGIALVFLHDVGAKEGGIVLGASLVFASTLSYSIYLVGAGHAIARIGTLRFTSYAMVVACAASLLQFGAMRPLSALDLSWHVYGLSIAMAIFSTVLPVFLLSFAIRRIGSGSASLIGSIGPVSTIYMAYAILGEEISLLQIAGSSLVLAGVLVISLNSKREVK; encoded by the coding sequence ATGGCAAATCTTGCAGGCAGTACCTCCGCTCACCGGGATGTGTTCCTCGGTGTCGTCTTTGCGCTGCTCGCCGCAGTCGGATTTTCGGCCAAGGCCATCCTTGTCAAGCTGGCGTATCTCGACAATGTGGATGCGGTGACGCTGCTGGCCTTGCGCATGGTGTTCTCGGTGCCGTTCTTCATCGGTGTGGCGATCTGGGTGCGGCGGCATCATGCCGCGCCGCTGAATGTTCATGACCGTTTGCTGGTGTTGGGATTGGGCCTGATCGGCTACTACTGCTCCAGCTTTCTCGACTTCCTGGGCTTGCAATACATCTCTGCCGGACTTGAACGCCTGATCCTGTTCCTCTATCCGACCATGACAGTGATCCTCTCGGCGCTGCTCTACAAACGCGCCATCGGCAGGAAAGTCATGGCGGCGATGTTGCTGAGCTATGCCGGGATCGCACTGGTTTTCCTGCACGACGTGGGTGCAAAAGAGGGCGGTATCGTGCTGGGCGCATCGCTGGTGTTTGCCAGCACGCTTTCCTATTCGATCTATCTGGTGGGTGCGGGGCATGCCATTGCGCGCATCGGCACCTTGCGCTTCACCTCCTATGCGATGGTGGTGGCGTGCGCAGCCAGCCTGCTGCAGTTCGGCGCGATGCGCCCATTGAGTGCGCTCGACCTGTCGTGGCACGTGTACGGGCTGTCCATCGCCATGGCGATATTTTCCACAGTGCTGCCGGTGTTCCTGCTGTCTTTCGCCATCCGGCGCATCGGCTCGGGCAGCGCGTCACTGATCGGTTCCATCGGCCCGGTCAGCACGATCTACATGGCGTATGCGATCCTGGGCGAGGAAATTTCATTGTTGCAAATAGCGGGATCGTCGCTGGTTCTTGCCGGTGTGCTGGTCATCAGCCTGAACAGCAAGCGCGAAGTGAAATAA
- a CDS encoding YceI family protein has product MNRLVALTLAASLSSVAYAAPETYMIDTNHTKPRFEYNHMGYSTQLSRFDTVKGSITIDRAAKTGSVDVEIDAKSVDTGYPLFNGHLQGDDFFDTAKYPTITFKSDKVEFNGDKVAAVEGNLTIKGITKPVTLTVTSFMCMPHPMMKKEACGANATAQIKRSEFNMAKYAPLVSDEVTLTIPVESIKQ; this is encoded by the coding sequence ATGAATAGATTAGTTGCCCTGACCCTCGCCGCGTCGCTGTCTTCCGTAGCATATGCGGCACCCGAAACATATATGATCGACACCAATCACACCAAGCCGCGATTCGAATACAACCATATGGGATATTCCACCCAGCTCAGCCGTTTCGATACCGTGAAAGGCTCGATCACGATCGATCGCGCCGCCAAGACCGGATCTGTGGATGTGGAGATCGACGCCAAGTCCGTCGATACCGGATATCCCCTGTTCAACGGTCACCTGCAGGGAGATGACTTCTTTGATACCGCAAAATATCCCACCATCACGTTCAAGTCCGACAAGGTCGAATTCAACGGCGACAAGGTAGCTGCAGTGGAAGGCAACCTGACCATCAAGGGCATCACCAAACCGGTGACGCTGACCGTGACCTCTTTCATGTGCATGCCCCACCCGATGATGAAGAAAGAAGCCTGTGGAGCAAACGCCACTGCCCAAATCAAACGCTCCGAATTCAACATGGCCAAGTATGCACCGCTGGTCAGCGATGAAGTGACCCTGACCATCCCGGTAGAATCCATCAAACAATAA
- a CDS encoding haloacid dehalogenase type II, which translates to MAITLAFDVYGTLIDTHGVISALERYAGKDAAAFSRTWREKQLEYSFRRGLMQNYENFAVCTSNALDYTSSYYQVPLSAKDKEALMGVYRSLPAFSDVQAGLSLAGQAGFRMFAFSNGSLDAVEALLRNAGLRDYFLGVVSVDEMKSFKPNPAVYSHFLRRTGAVGADAWLVSSNPFDVIGAISAGMRAAWVKRTTDAIFDPWGIEPTITVNSLANLAERIEQEGKSE; encoded by the coding sequence ATGGCTATCACGCTTGCATTTGATGTCTATGGAACGCTGATCGATACACATGGCGTCATATCGGCGCTGGAGAGATATGCAGGCAAGGATGCCGCCGCCTTTTCGCGCACCTGGCGGGAGAAACAGTTGGAGTATTCTTTTCGCCGCGGGCTGATGCAGAATTATGAGAATTTCGCCGTATGCACCAGCAATGCGCTGGATTACACCAGTTCGTATTACCAGGTGCCGCTTTCCGCAAAAGACAAGGAAGCGTTGATGGGGGTATACAGATCGCTGCCGGCATTTTCCGACGTGCAGGCGGGACTTTCCCTGGCCGGGCAGGCAGGCTTCAGAATGTTCGCATTCTCGAACGGGAGTCTCGATGCGGTCGAGGCATTGCTCAGGAATGCCGGACTCAGAGACTACTTTCTTGGGGTGGTCAGCGTTGACGAGATGAAATCCTTCAAACCGAATCCCGCTGTATATAGTCACTTCCTGAGAAGGACTGGTGCCGTTGGGGCTGATGCCTGGCTGGTATCGAGCAACCCGTTTGATGTCATCGGGGCGATCTCTGCCGGCATGCGGGCTGCATGGGTCAAGCGCACTACCGATGCGATATTCGATCCGTGGGGGATAGAACCGACGATAACGGTGAATAGCCTGGCGAACCTGGCTGAAAGGATTGAGCAGGAAGGCAAATCAGAGTGA
- the gloA gene encoding lactoylglutathione lyase, protein MRILHTMIRTGDLERSIDFYTKVMGMKLLRQQDYPAGKFTLAFLGYGDESEQAAIELTYNWGVDHYDLGTGYGHIALEVDDVHAACDRIKQLGGKVVREAGPMNGGTRIIAFVSDPDGYMIELIGRKA, encoded by the coding sequence ATGCGAATACTGCACACGATGATCAGGACGGGCGACCTTGAGCGCTCCATCGATTTCTATACCAAAGTCATGGGCATGAAGCTGCTGCGGCAGCAGGATTATCCGGCCGGGAAATTCACGCTGGCCTTTCTCGGCTACGGTGACGAAAGCGAGCAGGCGGCGATCGAACTGACCTATAACTGGGGCGTCGACCACTACGATCTTGGCACCGGTTACGGCCATATCGCCCTTGAAGTGGATGATGTCCACGCGGCCTGCGACCGCATCAAGCAACTTGGCGGAAAAGTGGTTCGAGAAGCCGGCCCGATGAATGGCGGAACGAGGATCATTGCATTCGTCAGCGATCCGGACGGCTACATGATCGAGCTGATCGGCAGGAAGGCTTGA
- a CDS encoding DUF5062 family protein, with product MHKLKNEAALFKAALIEGMKYAEGRGVVKFEPGDSASERLLYIYRLLVHDKVIQPLPEDQVAEKTLRHKLAIWYAKQLPEDHPLLK from the coding sequence ATGCATAAACTGAAGAATGAAGCAGCCTTATTCAAGGCCGCGCTGATCGAGGGCATGAAATATGCCGAGGGGCGCGGTGTGGTCAAGTTCGAGCCGGGCGATTCGGCAAGCGAGCGGCTGTTATACATCTACAGGTTGCTGGTTCACGACAAGGTCATCCAACCCTTGCCGGAAGATCAGGTCGCGGAAAAAACATTGCGCCACAAACTGGCGATCTGGTATGCGAAGCAGTTGCCCGAGGATCATCCGTTGCTGAAGTAA
- a CDS encoding YiiD C-terminal domain-containing protein, translated as MPAPTPQALQDYLHAHIPLSKAMAVEVRTASPAGVCLAAPLAPNINHRDTVFGGSVSAVAILSAWALLHVSLLDADIKARLVIQKNSMSYDLPMPTDFTAEAVVPAPEKWQRFLATLSKHKRARISVQSSLYCEGKKVGEFEGDFVAIIL; from the coding sequence ATGCCCGCCCCCACGCCGCAAGCGTTACAGGACTACCTCCACGCCCACATCCCGCTGTCGAAAGCGATGGCCGTGGAGGTCAGAACTGCCAGCCCTGCAGGCGTCTGCCTCGCCGCTCCGCTCGCACCCAACATCAACCATCGCGACACCGTATTCGGTGGCAGCGTATCTGCCGTCGCCATCCTCTCGGCTTGGGCGCTGCTGCACGTCAGCCTGCTGGATGCAGATATCAAGGCGCGCCTCGTCATCCAGAAGAACAGCATGAGCTATGACCTGCCCATGCCCACCGATTTCACCGCTGAGGCTGTAGTTCCCGCTCCCGAGAAATGGCAACGCTTCCTTGCCACGCTGTCGAAGCACAAGCGCGCCCGCATCAGCGTCCAATCCTCGTTGTATTGCGAAGGGAAAAAGGTCGGCGAGTTCGAAGGCGACTTCGTCGCCATCATCCTGTAG
- a CDS encoding YceI family protein — MNIPAKCLSGISMLLLLTSPASALEYKLAQPEQSVVTFGFTLMGAPLEGTFRKFATELYFDPAKLAKAQARIEVNVASIDTGSNEGNEEVVGKKWFNAKDYPTATFVSTGLKALGGNRYQATGKLSIKGKTLDVAAPVTFQSEGTRGTFDGTFSIKRLDYMIGEGEWTDVSSVANEVQIKFHVVVNASPARK; from the coding sequence ATGAACATCCCCGCCAAGTGCCTGTCTGGAATTTCCATGCTGTTGCTGCTGACTAGCCCGGCATCTGCCCTTGAATACAAGCTGGCGCAGCCGGAACAGAGCGTAGTGACGTTTGGTTTTACGCTGATGGGTGCGCCGCTTGAAGGCACATTCAGGAAATTCGCGACCGAACTTTATTTCGACCCAGCCAAACTTGCCAAAGCACAAGCTCGCATCGAAGTGAATGTCGCCAGCATAGACACCGGCTCGAACGAAGGCAATGAAGAGGTGGTTGGAAAGAAATGGTTCAACGCCAAAGACTATCCCACCGCAACTTTTGTCTCCACCGGCCTCAAGGCACTGGGTGGCAACCGTTATCAGGCAACCGGCAAACTCAGCATCAAGGGCAAGACGCTTGATGTCGCCGCACCCGTCACCTTCCAGTCGGAAGGGACACGCGGCACCTTCGACGGCACCTTCTCCATCAAGCGCCTCGACTACATGATAGGCGAAGGCGAATGGACCGATGTCAGCTCGGTCGCCAACGAAGTCCAAATCAAGTTTCACGTCGTAGTGAATGCATCACCTGCTAGGAAGTAG
- a CDS encoding COG4705 family protein has protein sequence MNKNIEHVLTKVPEVTLTFWIIKIAATTLGETGGDAVSMSMQLGYLVGTVIFAAVFLVAVMAQVKAKLFHPYLYWATIIATTTVGTTLADFADRSLGIGYAGGATLLFFLLMASLAIWHRVLGSVSVNTVSTPKEEMFYWVTIMFSQTLGTALGDWTADTAGLGYEGGAIIFGILLAIVAAAYKWTNLNRTLLFWAAFILTRPLGAVVGDFLDKPLSAGGLALSRFSASATLIIMIIACIMLFPQRAGKSTGH, from the coding sequence ATGAACAAGAATATCGAGCACGTTTTGACCAAGGTGCCGGAAGTCACGCTGACTTTCTGGATCATCAAGATCGCTGCAACCACCCTTGGCGAAACCGGCGGCGACGCAGTGTCCATGTCGATGCAGCTGGGGTATCTTGTTGGCACGGTCATCTTCGCAGCAGTCTTTCTGGTTGCCGTGATGGCCCAGGTCAAAGCGAAGCTGTTTCACCCTTACCTGTACTGGGCGACCATAATTGCCACGACGACCGTAGGTACGACGCTTGCCGATTTTGCCGACAGGTCTCTGGGAATAGGCTATGCCGGCGGTGCCACATTGTTGTTCTTCCTGCTGATGGCATCATTGGCTATCTGGCACAGGGTACTCGGATCTGTTTCCGTCAATACCGTGAGCACCCCGAAAGAAGAGATGTTCTATTGGGTGACCATCATGTTTTCCCAGACTCTGGGTACAGCGTTGGGGGACTGGACGGCCGATACGGCCGGGCTTGGCTACGAAGGAGGTGCGATCATCTTCGGCATCCTTTTGGCAATTGTGGCGGCAGCCTATAAATGGACGAACTTGAACAGGACGCTACTGTTCTGGGCGGCGTTCATCCTTACCCGGCCCCTTGGCGCTGTGGTGGGGGATTTCCTCGACAAACCGCTGAGTGCCGGTGGCCTTGCATTAAGTCGTTTTTCGGCGTCGGCGACGCTCATCATAATGATCATTGCCTGCATCATGCTTTTTCCGCAGCGCGCCGGGAAAAGTACCGGGCACTGA